Proteins co-encoded in one Saccharomyces cerevisiae S288C chromosome II, complete sequence genomic window:
- a CDS encoding gag-pol fusion protein (Retrotransposon TYA Gag and TYB Pol genes; transcribed/translated as one unit; polyprotein is processed to make a nucleocapsid-like protein (Gag), reverse transcriptase (RT), protease (PR), and integrase (IN); similar to retroviral genes), with the protein MESQQLSQHSPIFHGSACASVTSKEVQTTQDPLDISASKTEECEKVSTQANSQQPTTPPSSAVPENHHHASPQAAQVPLPQNGPYPQQRMMNTQQANISGWPVYGHPSLMPYPPYQMSPMYAPPGAQSQFTQYPQYVGTHLNTPSPESGNSFPDSSSAKSNMTSTNQHVRPPPILTSPNDFLNWVKIYIKFLQNSNLGDIIPTATRKAVRQMTDDELTFLCHTFQLFAPSQFLPPWVKDILSVDYTDIMKILSKSINKMQSDTQEVNDITTLATLHYNGSTPADAFEAEVTNILDRLNNNGIPINNKVACQFIMRGLSGEYKFLPYARHRCIHMTVADLFSDIHSMYEEQQESKRNKSTYRRSPSDEKKDSRTYTNTTKPKSITRNSQKPNNSQSRTARAHNVSTFNNSPGPDNDLIRGSTTEPIQLKNTHDLHLGQELTESTVNHTNHSDDELPGHLLLDSGASRTLIRSAHHIHSASSNPDINVVDAQKRNIPINAIGDLQFHFQDNTKTSIKVLHTPNIAYDLLSLNELAAVDITACFTKNVLERSDGTVLAPIVKYGDFYWVSKKYLLPSNISVPTINNVHTSESTRKYPYPFIHRMLAHANAQTIRYSLKNNTITYFNESDVDWSSAIDYQCPDCLIGKSTKHRHIKGSRLKYQNSYEPFQYLHTDIFGPVHNLPKSAPSYFISFTDETTKFRWVYPLHDRREDSILDVFTTILAFIKNQFQASVLVIQMDRGSEYTNRTLHKFLEKNGITPCYTTTADSRAHGVAERLNRTLLDDCRTQLQCSGLPNHLWFSAIEFSTIVRNSLASPKSKKSARQHAGLAGLDISTLLPFGQPVIVNDHNPNSKIHPRGIPGYALHPSRNSYGYIIYLPSLKKTVDTTNYVILQGKESRLDQFNYDALTFDEDLNRLTASYQSFIASNEIQQSNDLNIESDHDFQSDIELYPEQPRNVLSKAVSPTDSTPPSTHTEDSKRVSKTNIRAPREVDPNISESNILPSKKRSSTPQISDIESTDSGGMHRLDVPLLAPMSQSNTHESSYASKSKDFRHSDSYSDNETNHTNVPISSTGGTNNKTVPQTSEQETEKRIIHRSPSIDTSSSESNSLHHVVPIKTSDTCPKENTEESIIADLPLPDLPPEPPTELSDSFKELPPINSRQTNSSLGGIGDSNAYTTINSKKRSLEDNETEIKVSRDTWNTKNMRSLEPPRSKKRIHLIAAVKAVKSIKPIRTTLRYDEAITYNKDIKEKEKYIEAYHKEVNQLLKMKTWDTDKYYDRKEIDPKRVINSMFIFNRKRDGTHKARFVARGDIQHPDTYDSGMQSNTVHHYALMTSLSLALDNNYHITQLDISSAYLYADIKEELYIRPPPHLGMNDKLIRLKKSLYGLKQSGANWYETIKSYLIKQCGMEEVRGWSCVFKNSQVTICLFVDDMVLFSKNLNSNKRIIDKLKMQYDTKIINLGESDEEIQYDILGLEIKYQRGKYMKLGMENSLTEKIPKLNVPLNPKGRKLSAPGQPGLYIDQQELELEEDDYKMKVHEMQKLIGLASYVGYKFRFDLLYYINTLAQHILFPSKQVLDMTYELIQFIWNTRDKQLIWHKSKPVKPTNKLVVISDASYGNQPYYKSQIGNIYLLNGKVIGGKSTKASLTCTSTTEAEIHAISESVPLLNNLSYLIQELDKKPITKGLLTDSKSTISIIISNNEEKFRNRFFGTKAMRLRDEVSGNHLHVCYIETKKNIADVMTKPLPIKTFKLLTNKWIH; encoded by the exons AGCCAATATTTCTGGCTGGCCAGTATACGGGCACCCATCCTTGATGCCGTATCcaccttatcaaatgtcaCCTATGTACGCTCCACCTGGGGCACAATCACAGTTTACACAATATCCACAATATGTTGGAACACATTTGAACACCCCGTCACCTGAGTCAGGTAATTCATTTCCTGATTCATCCTCAGCAAAGTCTAATATGACATCCACTAATCAACATGTCAGACCACCGCCAATCTTAACCTCACCTAATGACTTTCTAAATTGGGTTAAAAtatacatcaaatttttacaaaattcGAATCTCGGTGATATTATTCCGACAGCAACAAGAAAAGCCGTACGTCAGATGACTGATGACGAACTCACCTTCTTATGTCACACCTTTCAACTATTTGCTCCATCTCAATTCTTACCCCCCTGGGTTAAAGACATCTTATCTGTTGATTATACagatatcatgaaaattctttccaaaagcaTTAACAAAATGCAGTCTGATACTCAAGAGGTAAATGACATTACGACCCTAGCAACTTTGCATTATAATGGAAGTACACCTgcagatgcatttgaaGCAGAAGTCACAAACATTCTTGACAGACTAAACAACAATGGCATTCctatcaataacaaggtAGCATGCCAATTCATTATGAGAGGTCTATCTGGCGAGTACAAATTTTTACCGTACGCACGTCATCGATGTATACATATGACAGTTGCTGATCTGTTTTCAGACATACATTCTATgtatgaagaacaacaggAATCAAAACGTAATAAATCTACTTATAGGAGAAGTCCgagtgatgagaagaaagacTCTCGCACCTATACGAATACAACCAAACCCAAATCCATAACTCGGAATTCCCAAAAACCAAATAATTCGCAATCAAGAACAGCCAGGGCTCATAACGTATCCACATTTAATAACTCTCCCGGCCCTGATAACGATCTCATAAGAGGATCGACTACTGAaccgattcaattgaagaatACACACGACCTTCACCTT GGCCAGGAACTTACTGAATCTACGGTAAATCACACTaatcattctgatgatgaactcccTGGACACCTCCTTCTTGATTCAGGAGCATCACGAACCCTTATAAGATCTGCTCATCACATAcactcagcatcatctaatcctgacataaacgtagttgatgctcaaaaaagaaatataccaattaacgctattggtgacctacaatttcacttccaggacaacaccaaaacatcaataaaggtattgcacactcctaacatagcctatgacttactcagtttgaatgaattggctgcagtagatatcacagcatgctttaccaaaaacgtcTTAGAACGATCTGACGGCACTGTACTTGCACCTATCGTAAAatatggagacttttactgggtatctaaaaagtacttgcttccatcaaatatctccgtacccaccatcaataatgtccatacaagtgaaagtacacgcaaatatccttatcctttcattcatcgaatgcttgcacatgccaatgcacagacaattcgatactcacttaaaaataacaccatcacgtattttaacgaatcagatgtcgactggtctagtgctattgactatcaatgtcctgattgtttaatcggcaaaagcaccaaacacagacatatcaaaggttcacgactaaaataccaaaattcatacgaaccctttcaatacctacatactgacatatttggtccagttcacaacctaccaaaaagtgcaccatcctatttcatctcatttactgatgagacaacaaaattccgtTGGGTTTATCCATTACACGACCGTCGCGAGGACTCTATCCtcgatgtttttactacgatactagcttttattaaaaaccagtttcaggccagtgtcttggttatacaaatggaccgtggttctgagtatactaacagaactctccataaattccttgaaaaaaatggtataactccatgctatacaaccacaGCGGATTCCCGAGCACATGGAGTCGCTGAACGGCTAAACCGTACCTTATTAGATGACTGCCGTACTCAACTGCAATGTAGTGGTTTACCGAACCATTTATGGTTCTCTgcaatcgaattttctactattgtgagaaattcactagcttcacctaaaagcaaaaaatctgcaagacaacatgctggcttggcaggacttgatatcagtactttgttacctttcggtcaacctgttatcgtcaatgatcacaaccctaactccaaaatacatcctcgtggcaTCCCAGGCTACGCTCTACATCCGTCtcgaaactcttatggatatatcatctatcttccatccttaaagaagacagtagatacaactaactatgttattcttcagggcaaggaatccagattagatcaattcaattacgacgcactcactttcgatgaagacttAAACCGTTTAACTGCTTCATATCAATCGTTCATTGCGTCAAATGAGATCCAACAATCCAATGATCTTAACATAGAATCAGACCATGACTTTCAATCTGATATTGAACTATATCCTGAGCAACCGAGAAAtgtcctttcaaaagctgtgagTCCAACCGATTCCACACCCCCGTCAACTCATACTGAAGATTCGAAACGTGTTTctaaaaccaatattcgcgcacccagagaagttgaccccaacatatctgaatctaatattcttccatctaAGAAGAGATCTAGCACCCCCCAAATTTCCGATATCGAGAGTACCGATTCGGGTGGTATGCATAGATTAGATGTTCCTTTACTTGCTCCCATGTCCCAATCTAACACACATGAGTCGTCGTACGccagtaaatctaaagatttcagacacTCAGACTCGTACAGTGACAATGAGACTAATCATACAAACGTACCAATATCCAGTACGGGTGGtaccaataataaaacTGTTCCGCAGACAAGCGAACAGGAGACtgagaaaaggattataCACCGTTCACCTTCGATCGATACTTCCTCATCAGAAAGTAATTCACTACACCACGTCGTTCCTATCAAAACGTCAGATACCTGTCCTAAGGAGAATACAGAGGAATCTATAATTGCTGATCTTCCACTTCCCGATCTGCCTCCAGAACCTCCTACCGAATTATCAGACTCCTTTAAGGAACTTCCACCGATCAATTCTCGTCaaactaattccagtttgggtggtattggtgactctaatgcctatactactatcaacagtaagaaaagatcattagaagataatgaaactgaaattaaggtatcacgagacacatggaatactaagaatatgcgtagtttagaacctccgagatcgaagaaacgaattcacctgattgcagctgtaaaagcagtaaaatcaatcaaaccaatacgAACAACCTTACGATACGATGAGGCAATCacctataataaagatattaaagaaaaagaaaaatatatcgaggcataccacaaagaagtcaatcaactgttgaagatgaaaacttgggACACTgacaaatattatgacagaaaagaaatagaccctaaaagagtaataaattcaatgtttatcttcaacaggAAACGTGACGGTACTCAtaaagctagatttgttgcaagaggtgaTATTCAGCATCCTGACACTTACGACTCAGGCatgcaatccaataccgtacatcactatgcattaatgacatccctgtcacttgcattagacaataactaccatattacacaattagacatatcttcggcatatttgtatgcagacatcaaagaagaattatacataagacctccaccacatttaggaatgaatgataagttgatacgtttgaagaaatcactttatggattgaaacaaagtggagCGAACTGGTacgaaactatcaaatcatacctgATAAAACAATGtggtatggaagaagttcgtggatggtcatgcgtatttaaAAACAGTCAAGTGACAATTTGTTTATTCGTAGATGATATGGTATTGTTTAGcaaaaatctaaattcaaacaaaagaattatAGACAAGCTTAAGATGCAATACGACACCAAGATTATAAATCTAGGCGAAAGTGATGAGGAAATTCAATATGACATTCTTGGCTTGGAAATCAAATACcaaagaggtaaatacatgaaattgggtatggaaaactcattaactgaaaaaatacccaaactaaacgtacctttgaacccaaaaggaaggaaaCTTAGCGCTCCAGGTCAACCAGGTCTATATATAGACCAGCAAGAACTAGAgctagaagaagatgattacaaaatgaaggtacatgaaatgcaaaagctGATAGGTCTAGCatcatatgttggatataaatttagatttgacctattatactacatcaacacacttgcacaacatatactatttcCGTCCAAGCAAGTGTTAGATATGACATATGAATTGATACAGTTCATATGGAATACGAGAGATAAGCAATtaatatggcacaaaaGCAAACCTGTTAAGCCAACAAATAAATTAGTTGTTATAAGCGATGCCTCGTATGGTAACCAACCGTATTATAAATCACAAATTGGcaacatatatttacttaatggaaaagtaattggaggaaagtccACCAAGGCTTCATTAACATGTACTTCAACCAcggaagcagaaatacacgcAATAAGTGAATCTGtcccattattaaataatctAAGTTACCTGATACAAGAACTCgacaagaaaccaattacCAAAGGATTACTAACCGACAGTAAATCTACAAtcagtataattatatccaataatgaagagaaatttagaaacagattttttggtactaAAGCAATGAGACTgagagatgaagtatcaggAAATCATCTGCACGTATGCTATATcgaaaccaaaaagaatattgcaGACGTAATGACcaaacctcttccgataaaaacattcaaactattaacaaacaaatggattcattag